The following nucleotide sequence is from Saccharomycodes ludwigii strain NBRC 1722 chromosome VII, whole genome shotgun sequence.
TCCACAACCAAATCACCTTCCCCTAATAAAGAAGTGTCAGAAAATTTACCCTTCTCAAAAATATCGGAAacagttttaatttttttaaaaaagtccTTGCATTCCATTTCTACAGAATCAATGGATAAATTACCCAAGGTTTCTAGcctatttaatttattcaaGTATTCACTTAGCTCATCATCAAATGCCGTCCTGATTATCTCCTCAACAAAATGAAGCAAAGAAATTTGattattgctattgctTTTAACAAAACCAAGTTTGTTCAATGAACTTAATCTAAATCCATCagtttttttgtaattcatAAAATTTCCTATGGATATAATGATATAGAAAATCTTCTCCATGTGTTTTGAATTTTGTAATAGGTTCAAGGCGTCGTCTATTTTCTGCAActtgaataaaatatcataataatctttttcaaaatttgtCAAAATGACTAGGCATTTAGAACGTATCTCCCAATAATGTCTAAGTTTATAACATAAATGGTAGTATATTTGATCCCATCTTTCAAGTTCATCCAGACTTTTCAATCCGTCTTCGTAATCCTTATAGCTCTTCAGTGCAGTTTTTGGCACATGACACAAATCCTCCTTGGTGAAAAATTCTAGCACAATGTGATTTTCTAGTATAGCTTTATCGCATTGTAGCACTTTTGTGACAAATTGTTTAACAGTTAAAGAAGAATATACGTGTAAATTTATGCCAAACTCATGTGCCAATTCCATTGTTAAATatgtcttttttaatacttttttgtttttagagTTATCACTATTAGCCCTTTTATCAGTTCTCCCAATGCTGTTCCCTCCTTCTTGGTGTTTATTCGTTCTGTTGAATGGTTTAATTTGGAATAAATGCAGCACCTTAGCATAAATACCCAATTCTTCTAGTTGTTTATCAACTTCCACCCTATATTCAGAGTTATCCCATAAAGTTCCATCAACTGAGCTCAATCTATCCCAATGAACTTGctttagttttatttctgGTTTAGGAGTCtctaaatttttgtttgagAGGGAACtgtcattatttatttttaaaacttttggAGATAAGGAAGAATTAAGAGggggaggaggaggaggaggtggtggtggtggtaacaAGCCTGATCCTTTATTCAATCCACTCTTCTCTAAAAATGGCGGtagtggtggtggtggcgGCGACAAACCTGATCCTTTATTTGGTGCACTGTTCTCTAAAAATGACGGTAGTGGTGGTGGTAATGGTAACGAACCTGATCCTTTATTCAATGCACTGTTCCCTAAAAATGGCGGTAGTGGTGGTGGTGATGGTGGCGGCGACAAACCTGATCCTTTATTTAATGTATTATCCTTTAAAAATGGTGGCAGTGGTGGTGGAAGCGGTAGTGAAGGTGATACAGTTTTTACCAAACCCTCCTTGTTTTTGAACAATGACGGTAATGGAGGCGGACTTGGTATAGCTGACAGAGAAGGCAAAGATTCTACCGATTCCAGAAAAGATGGTACCGGTGGTGGTCCGAACAAAAAACTCTTGCTTTGTAACTTTATTGGAGATTCCCCTATTAAAAACGgttcctttcttttcaagATATCAGTGTTCTCAGATTTTATATTGTCGAAACTAGAAGGAATTATAGTTGATGAAAACATCAAACCTTGCCCACTGGCATTTTCTATAGAAGCACCTAAGATGGACTTGCTGGTCGGaacgttttttttatttttcagcGGAGAACTTGTaacaaacttttttaatgctAAACCGCTGTTATTTATGTCATCGGCAGAAAAGTTAGAGTTCTTAATATTGAAGCTGGATGTGtaatcattttcattatctGATGCAGCCATAGAAGACAATGACAAAACTCTACTACTTTTCGTCATACTGTTGtttagttttttcaaattatcaaataaaGTAACTTTTGTTTCCGTGGCTGGAGAAAATTGCTgaatattactattactattatgaACTATTTCCATGTCAAGTTGTTTCTGTAGTTTTCTTCGTTGTTCGTTCAATTTTTCTACTTTTATTTCATAATCCTTTAGTTGGGAATTACAGGTTTCCAACTGTATGCTTTTGTTTTCCAAGTCCTTGATTAGATCATCCTTAGATAAGCTGTTAATTTCCTTTAAATGTTTGACTTCCTTGTTCAACtcttcaatttttaattttgagaGTTCTAACGAATTCAATGCCCTGCTTGCTATTTGGTCTGATTGTAAACTGTCCATTAAATCATTAATAGAAAATTGAAtaagattatttttttctggtTCCGCGATATCTTTATAATGGCTCTTATAGTAGTTTAAAACAGTTtccaaaaactttaaaagcTTTGTTGAATCTGAAAGAGAAGCATTACTCAAAAAATCTATTAATGTTTCCAAACAGTTGTTGACGGGGGATTCTAAAAAATCGTTCCTtgataatagtattaattTCCGCATATTTGATGAAAGCACACTTTCAAAAGTAGTCAGTTTTGGATCAAACTGTGCCAATATAGAGTCTTCTAAATTTCTAAACTTTGTGATTTCCTTGTTCAATTTTTCGCTGTTCAACTCTTGGAATTTTGGCAAAAGTTTACTGCCAAACtcattattttctaaagtAAGAATTGTGTCGTATTTTTCCTGTGATGATTTACTTGCTTGGAcaattgatattattaaaaacattgttGCTAATGCATAGTTTTCAGGAAGCTGTtcagaaaataaagaatccTCATCAAATGAATTTTCAAAGCTTGCCTCTAAAGTTTGTGAAACTACATCAAACCAGTGAGAATAAAAACTGCCCAAATACTCAACTACTTTATCACGcccattattatcatttaaataagtcaccattaataaaatttctgTGCTCATCAAGCGTATTCTAATTGAAACTGTATAATTTGATCCATAAATGAGCTGAGACAGAATTTTGATTAATTTATCTGACTGCACAACGGTCATTTGTCCTAAGTCATGGTTTAGAATTGTTTTGATGATCTGTAGTAAAATCAGTAGAAATTGGAATGTAGTATTTCCAGAATCATTTATCTTGGAAATAACAAtgctaaaaatatttaacaaCAAACTCAGtccattatattttttttgcaaaaattCTTTACAAACATCTTTTTGTCTTAATAacttttctaatttataataatctcTAATATT
It contains:
- the BNR1 gene encoding formin BNR1 (similar to Saccharomyces cerevisiae YIL159W | BNR1 | BNi1 Related) — protein: MISEHDITTMIDQNNNSHNEIVFSVEYQPKNNEIIDYYFYQMLEKRAFPPDAKAALSHTSFRRKWELVCKDHNPESYSKAKSANPFVNLEKCCCHLRTNSLNIRDYYKLEKLLRQKDVCKEFLQKKYNGLSLLLNIFSIVISKINDSGNTTFQFLLILLQIIKTILNHDLGQMTVVQSDKLIKILSQLIYGSNYTVSIRIRLMSTEILLMVTYLNDNNGRDKVVEYLGSFYSHWFDVVSQTLEASFENSFDEDSLFSEQLPENYALATMFLIISIVQASKSSQEKYDTILTLENNEFGSKLLPKFQELNSEKLNKEITKFRNLEDSILAQFDPKLTTFESVLSSNMRKLILLSRNDFLESPVNNCLETLIDFLSNASLSDSTKLLKFLETVLNYYKSHYKDIAEPEKNNLIQFSINDLMDSLQSDQIASRALNSLELSKLKIEELNKEVKHLKEINSLSKDDLIKDLENKSIQLETCNSQLKDYEIKVEKLNEQRRKLQKQLDMEIVHNSNSNIQQFSPATETKVTLFDNLKKLNNSMTKSSRVLSLSSMAASDNENDYTSSFNIKNSNFSADDINNSGLALKKFVTSSPLKNKKNVPTSKSILGASIENASGQGLMFSSTIIPSSFDNIKSENTDILKRKEPFLIGESPIKLQSKSFLFGPPPVPSFLESVESLPSLSAIPSPPPLPSLFKNKEGLVKTVSPSLPLPPPLPPFLKDNTLNKGSGLSPPPSPPPLPPFLGNSALNKGSGSLPLPPPLPSFLENSAPNKGSGLSPPPPPLPPFLEKSGLNKGSGLLPPPPPPPPPPPLNSSLSPKVLKINNDSSLSNKNLETPKPEIKLKQVHWDRLSSVDGTLWDNSEYRVEVDKQLEELGIYAKVLHLFQIKPFNRTNKHQEGGNSIGRTDKRANSDNSKNKKVLKKTYLTMELAHEFGINLHVYSSLTVKQFVTKVLQCDKAILENHIVLEFFTKEDLCHVPKTALKSYKDYEDGLKSLDELERWDQIYYHLCYKLRHYWEIRSKCLVILTNFEKDYYDILFKLQKIDDALNLLQNSKHMEKIFYIIISIGNFMNYKKTDGFRLSSLNKLGFVKSNSNNQISLLHFVEEIIRTAFDDELSEYLNKLNRLETLGNLSIDSVEMECKDFFKKIKTVSDIFEKGKFSDTSLLGEGDLVVEKLMPEVTRAKRKSTLLRNQYQLTMDDLSKTMKLYGETPQSEESKAEFFQTFINFNVELKKVRKDNLEKEQAERMYKERRDLLLERKKKYEQEQSKIIENETKYEDILRNGLTKQVIEKQEEKVYEESPAVVDFLIHKLKSVPNADEHGNNEEIVGDDEKQVKVVKKGTTTTKNRSNSLLNRTQTLIKGTQNL